One region of Coraliomargarita parva genomic DNA includes:
- the rho gene encoding transcription termination factor Rho, giving the protein MSQEENSNEPNNQISVSGVLEILQNKTGQLIDPARNGKTKPSDPFVPRELIKRFKLKQGNFIEGNAIKNDRFPNPKVRYIEKVDGAPLEDRKGRMSFQQMVTIAPDEQIRLEAKDGRVTTRIMDLFCPIGKGTRGLIVAPPRTGKTTLLHDIAHGVIENHPECHVIVLLVDERPEEVTDFKRSVDAEIYASSNDEEITNHLRLAEIAIERCKRLVEAGKDVVLLMDSITRLSRAYNAASGKGGRTMTGGLDIRALEKPRQIFSAARNCEDGGSLTIIATALIQTGSKMDELIFQEFKGTGNMEMVLDRKAAELRLWPAINLNASGTRKEELLLSGKYLEGAQFLRRALAGQKIEDAAEAMIDRFSQTKNNDEFLKLLALK; this is encoded by the coding sequence GAAGAAAACTCGAACGAACCCAACAACCAGATTTCCGTATCCGGCGTCCTGGAGATCCTCCAGAACAAGACCGGCCAGCTGATCGACCCCGCACGTAACGGCAAGACCAAGCCAAGTGACCCCTTCGTCCCGCGCGAGCTGATCAAGCGCTTCAAGCTCAAGCAGGGCAATTTCATCGAGGGCAACGCGATCAAGAACGACCGTTTCCCGAATCCCAAGGTCCGCTATATCGAGAAAGTCGACGGCGCGCCGCTGGAAGACCGCAAGGGCCGTATGAGCTTCCAGCAGATGGTGACCATCGCACCGGACGAGCAAATCCGCCTCGAAGCCAAGGATGGACGCGTCACCACTCGCATCATGGACCTGTTCTGCCCGATCGGCAAAGGCACCCGCGGCCTCATCGTCGCACCGCCCCGCACCGGTAAGACTACCCTGCTCCACGATATCGCCCACGGGGTCATCGAGAACCATCCGGAATGCCATGTGATCGTCCTTCTGGTCGATGAGCGCCCAGAGGAAGTCACCGACTTCAAGCGCAGTGTGGATGCCGAAATTTACGCGTCCTCCAATGATGAGGAGATCACCAACCACCTGCGGCTGGCCGAAATCGCGATCGAGCGCTGCAAACGTCTGGTTGAAGCCGGCAAGGACGTCGTCCTGCTGATGGACTCCATCACCCGCCTGTCCCGCGCCTACAATGCCGCCTCCGGCAAGGGAGGACGCACCATGACCGGCGGTCTCGATATCCGTGCCTTGGAAAAACCGCGCCAGATCTTCTCCGCCGCACGTAACTGCGAAGATGGAGGTAGCCTCACGATTATCGCCACGGCCTTGATCCAGACCGGCAGCAAGATGGACGAGTTGATCTTCCAGGAGTTCAAGGGCACCGGTAACATGGAAATGGTTCTCGACCGCAAGGCCGCCGAGCTCCGCCTCTGGCCCGCAATCAACCTCAATGCTTCGGGCACCCGTAAGGAAGAACTCCTGCTTTCCGGCAAGTACTTGGAAGGCGCCCAGTTCCTCCGCCGTGCGCTCGCCGGCCAGAAGATCGAGGACGCCGCCGAGGCCATGATCGACCGTTTCAGCCAGACCAAGAACAACGACGAATTCCTCAAGCTCCTGGCCCTGAAATAA